In Kitasatospora sp. NA04385, a single genomic region encodes these proteins:
- a CDS encoding HAD family hydrolase encodes MPLLLLDLDNTLLPRDAAFRAWAEDFLAENDLPAGDLDWLVMLDGSGYVPRSTVLGAAKRRYGFDRSVESMLAHYRHGINSRIQCPDSHVAALRKAREAGWTLGIVSNGGTLPQLEKIRLTGVASLVDGWVISEEAHCLKPDPLIFEIAARRCGFRPAGDWKAQTWMVGDYGPADIAGAAATGLRSAWLHHGRPWAERAYRPTISAPSLPEAVQVILTAAERPTAGRGFAAAAAGRPQRPHAHLAIPASRLAPATARVSPNAPNAPAMPKAPITPITPITPGTPLAQPAVQPLAPAASLTTPLTKAVPLTPLEPAPVAVATAQARWGDASTVSTAPTTSAAAG; translated from the coding sequence ATGCCGCTGCTCCTGCTCGACCTCGACAACACCCTGCTGCCCAGGGACGCCGCGTTCCGGGCGTGGGCGGAGGACTTCCTCGCCGAGAACGACCTGCCCGCCGGGGACCTCGACTGGCTGGTCATGCTCGACGGCAGCGGCTACGTGCCGCGCAGCACGGTACTGGGTGCGGCGAAGCGCCGCTACGGCTTCGACCGCTCGGTCGAGTCGATGCTCGCCCACTACCGGCATGGCATCAACTCGCGTATCCAGTGCCCGGATTCGCATGTCGCAGCGCTCCGGAAGGCACGCGAGGCGGGGTGGACGCTGGGGATCGTCAGCAACGGCGGGACGCTCCCCCAACTGGAGAAGATCCGGCTGACCGGGGTCGCCTCGCTGGTGGACGGCTGGGTCATCTCGGAGGAGGCGCACTGCCTGAAGCCGGACCCGCTGATCTTCGAGATCGCCGCGCGGCGGTGCGGGTTCCGGCCGGCCGGGGACTGGAAGGCCCAGACCTGGATGGTCGGCGACTACGGTCCGGCCGACATCGCGGGGGCGGCGGCGACGGGGCTGCGCAGCGCCTGGCTGCACCACGGGCGGCCGTGGGCCGAGCGGGCCTACCGTCCGACGATCAGCGCGCCGAGCCTGCCGGAGGCCGTGCAGGTGATCCTCACCGCGGCCGAACGCCCCACCGCCGGACGGGGGTTCGCCGCCGCTGCGGCCGGTCGCCCCCAGCGTCCGCACGCGCACCTGGCCATCCCGGCCTCCCGGTTGGCCCCGGCGACCGCCCGGGTCTCCCCGAACGCGCCCAACGCACCGGCCATGCCGAAGGCCCCGATCACCCCGATCACCCCGATCACTCCTGGTACCCCGCTCGCCCAGCCCGCCGTCCAGCCGCTCGCCCCGGCGGCCTCGCTGACCACGCCCCTGACGAAGGCCGTCCCGCTCACCCCGCTGGAGCCCGCCCCGGTAGCGGTCGCCACCGCCCAGGCCCGCTGGGGCGACGCCTCGACCGTGTCGACCGCGCCGACCACCTCGGCGGCTGCGGGCTGA
- the orn gene encoding oligoribonuclease, which translates to MNDRLVWIDCEMTGLDLDRDALIEVAALVTDSELNVLGEGVDVIIRPPAEALETMPEVVRQMHTASGLLDELADGLTMAEAQERVLAYVREHVPEAGKTPLCGNSVATDRGFLSRDMPELEGHLHYRIVDVSSIKELARRWYPRAYYNSPRKGGSHRALADIRESIAELRYYREAVFVPPPGPDTDTAREIAARHQVPTT; encoded by the coding sequence GTGAATGACCGTCTGGTATGGATCGACTGTGAGATGACCGGCCTCGACCTCGATCGGGACGCCCTGATCGAGGTCGCCGCCCTGGTGACCGACTCCGAGCTGAACGTGCTCGGCGAAGGCGTGGATGTGATCATCCGGCCGCCCGCCGAGGCGCTGGAGACCATGCCCGAGGTGGTGCGGCAGATGCACACCGCCTCGGGCCTGCTCGACGAGCTTGCGGACGGCCTGACCATGGCCGAGGCGCAGGAGCGGGTGCTGGCGTACGTCCGCGAGCACGTGCCGGAGGCCGGCAAGACCCCGCTGTGCGGGAACTCGGTGGCCACCGACCGCGGTTTCCTGTCCCGGGACATGCCCGAGCTGGAGGGGCACCTGCACTACCGGATCGTGGACGTCTCCTCGATCAAGGAGCTGGCCCGCCGGTGGTACCCGCGCGCCTACTACAACAGCCCGCGGAAGGGCGGCAGCCACCGCGCGCTGGCCGACATCCGCGAGTCGATCGCCGAGCTCCGGTACTACCGCGAGGCGGTGTTCGTCCCGCCGCCCGGCCCGGACACCGACACCGCCCGGGAGATCGCCGCCCGCCACCAGGTGCCCACCACCTGA
- a CDS encoding DUF4442 domain-containing protein, producing the protein MTTTAIGELLTSTVPMVKTLQLEYLETTPERAVLRLPDLPEYRNHVGGPHAGAMFTLAESASGAIVLAAFGDQLGRAVPLPTVGEISFKKLARGVVTATATLGRPVAEVIAELDEGKRPEFPITVEITREDGAVTGVLEIVWTLRPNS; encoded by the coding sequence ATGACCACTACTGCGATCGGCGAGCTGCTCACCTCCACCGTCCCGATGGTGAAGACGCTGCAGCTGGAGTACCTGGAGACCACCCCGGAGCGGGCCGTGCTGCGGCTGCCCGACCTGCCGGAGTACCGCAACCACGTCGGCGGGCCGCACGCGGGGGCGATGTTCACGCTGGCCGAGTCCGCCAGCGGGGCGATCGTGCTGGCGGCGTTCGGCGACCAGCTGGGGCGCGCGGTGCCGCTGCCGACGGTCGGCGAGATCTCGTTCAAGAAGCTCGCCCGCGGCGTGGTGACCGCCACCGCGACGCTCGGCCGGCCGGTCGCCGAGGTGATCGCCGAGCTGGACGAGGGCAAGCGTCCCGAGTTCCCGATCACCGTGGAGATCACCCGCGAGGACGGCGCCGTCACCGGCGTGCTGGAGATCGTCTGGACGCTGCGCCCCAACTCCTGA
- a CDS encoding LacI family DNA-binding transcriptional regulator, which translates to MSPTAQRPDALHPGAGGRATARPTLEEVAALAGVGRGTVSRVINGSPRVSAKAREAVQAAIAELGYVPNRAARTLVTSRTDSIALVVPEAETRLFSEPYFSDIISGVSAELAETDMQLLLILVRNQRERDRLSAYLTAQRVDGVLVVSVHRDDPLPGLLESLEIPSVLAGRRGDLEPLSYVHADNAGGARMAVRHLLRRGCTRVATLTGPLDMEVAQARLGGYRRALEEAGHAYDEALVGLADFTEEGGRVAMRELLARRPELDGVFCASDVMAAGAMQVLRAAGRRIPDDVAVIGFDDSIVARHTDPPMTSVRQPIEEMGRTMARLLLDEIHERGRARRQVVLATELIVRDSA; encoded by the coding sequence ATGAGCCCGACCGCACAGCGCCCCGACGCGCTCCATCCGGGCGCCGGCGGCAGAGCCACCGCGCGCCCCACCCTGGAGGAGGTGGCCGCGCTGGCAGGCGTCGGCCGCGGCACCGTCTCCCGGGTCATCAACGGCTCCCCGCGGGTCAGCGCCAAGGCCCGCGAAGCCGTCCAGGCCGCCATCGCCGAACTCGGCTACGTGCCCAACCGGGCCGCCCGCACCCTGGTCACCTCGCGCACCGACTCGATCGCGCTGGTCGTTCCCGAGGCCGAGACCAGGCTCTTCTCCGAGCCGTACTTCTCCGACATCATCAGCGGCGTCTCGGCCGAGCTCGCCGAGACCGACATGCAGCTGCTGCTGATCCTGGTCCGCAACCAGCGCGAGCGCGACCGCCTCTCGGCCTACCTGACCGCCCAGCGGGTCGACGGCGTCCTGGTCGTCTCGGTGCACCGCGACGACCCGCTGCCCGGACTGCTGGAGAGCCTGGAGATCCCCTCCGTGCTGGCCGGCCGGCGCGGCGACCTCGAACCGCTCAGCTACGTCCACGCCGACAACGCCGGCGGCGCCCGGATGGCGGTGCGCCACCTGCTCCGGCGCGGCTGCACCCGGGTCGCCACCCTCACCGGCCCGCTCGACATGGAGGTCGCCCAGGCCCGACTCGGCGGCTACCGCCGAGCCCTGGAGGAGGCCGGCCACGCCTACGACGAGGCGCTGGTCGGACTGGCCGACTTCACCGAGGAGGGCGGGCGGGTCGCGATGCGCGAACTCCTCGCCCGCAGGCCCGAGTTGGACGGCGTGTTCTGCGCCTCCGACGTGATGGCGGCCGGCGCGATGCAGGTGCTGCGGGCCGCCGGGCGGCGGATTCCCGACGACGTCGCGGTGATCGGTTTCGACGACTCGATCGTGGCCCGGCACACCGACCCGCCGATGACCAGCGTCCGCCAGCCGATCGAGGAGATGGGCCGCACCATGGCTCGGCTGCTGCTCGACGAGATCCACGAGCGGGGCCGGGCCCGGCGGCAGGTGGTACTGGCGACCGAGCTGATCGTCCGCGACTCCGCCTGA
- a CDS encoding ABC transporter substrate-binding protein yields MRTTSRPRRAAVAATAVLAASTLLLTACSSSSDKGGDKADPNAKITLNVGDFGTFGYVEAGLYDEYMAAHPNITIKYDTVQDGQKYWDALTTHLSSGSGLADIQAVEVGYIAQATNTLGDKFVDLGKTEGVNPSNWLDWKSKQATTPSGSLIGLGTDIGPMAICYRSDLFQQAGLPTDREEVGKLWAGDWSKFVEAGKQYQAKAPAGTFFTDSASGLFNAVLSAQPEQYSDASGKLAYKTSPGVKTAWDLAVSASQAKISAGLRQFQDPWNAAFANAKFATVVCPSWMTGIISKYSGDSGKGKWDVAAPPVASNWGGAFLTVPKAGKHTKEAAALVAWLTAPEQQAKVFTKVGNLPSTVGGLQQPAVQGAKQEYFNNAPTGQIFAAAAQSIKPAPIGEQDGNVKTIITDNGILDIEEHGTDPAKAWSNVTKLIDDKTSN; encoded by the coding sequence ATGCGCACCACCTCCCGCCCCCGCAGAGCCGCTGTCGCCGCCACCGCGGTCCTCGCCGCCTCCACCCTGCTGCTCACGGCCTGCTCGTCGAGCTCGGACAAGGGCGGCGACAAGGCGGACCCGAACGCGAAGATCACCCTGAACGTCGGTGACTTCGGCACCTTCGGCTACGTGGAGGCCGGCCTGTACGACGAGTACATGGCCGCGCACCCGAACATCACCATCAAGTACGACACCGTCCAGGACGGCCAGAAGTACTGGGACGCGCTGACCACCCACCTGAGCTCCGGCAGCGGTCTGGCCGACATCCAGGCGGTCGAGGTCGGCTACATCGCGCAGGCCACCAACACCCTGGGCGACAAGTTCGTGGACCTCGGCAAGACCGAGGGCGTCAACCCGAGCAACTGGCTGGACTGGAAGTCGAAGCAGGCCACCACCCCGTCCGGCTCGCTGATCGGCCTGGGCACCGACATCGGCCCGATGGCGATCTGCTACCGCAGCGACCTGTTCCAGCAGGCCGGCCTGCCGACCGACCGCGAGGAGGTCGGCAAGCTGTGGGCGGGCGACTGGTCGAAGTTCGTCGAGGCGGGCAAGCAGTACCAGGCCAAGGCCCCGGCCGGCACCTTCTTCACCGACTCCGCCTCCGGCCTGTTCAACGCCGTGCTGTCGGCCCAGCCCGAGCAGTACTCGGACGCCTCCGGCAAGCTCGCCTACAAGACCAGCCCCGGCGTGAAGACCGCCTGGGACCTCGCGGTCTCCGCCTCGCAGGCGAAGATCAGCGCCGGTCTGCGCCAGTTCCAGGACCCGTGGAACGCCGCGTTCGCCAACGCCAAGTTCGCCACCGTGGTCTGCCCGTCCTGGATGACCGGCATCATCAGCAAGTACTCCGGCGACTCCGGCAAGGGCAAGTGGGACGTCGCGGCCCCGCCGGTCGCCTCCAACTGGGGCGGCGCCTTCCTGACCGTCCCGAAGGCCGGCAAGCACACCAAGGAGGCCGCGGCCCTCGTCGCCTGGCTGACCGCGCCGGAGCAGCAGGCCAAGGTCTTCACCAAGGTCGGCAACCTGCCCTCCACCGTGGGCGGCCTGCAGCAGCCCGCCGTCCAGGGCGCCAAGCAGGAGTACTTCAACAACGCGCCGACCGGCCAGATCTTCGCCGCCGCCGCGCAGTCCATCAAGCCGGCGCCGATCGGCGAGCAGGACGGCAACGTGAAGACGATCATCACCGACAACGGCATCCTCGACATCGAGGAGCACGGCACGGACCCGGCCAAGGCCTGGTCCAACGTCACCAAGCTGATCGACGACAAGACCAGCAACTGA
- a CDS encoding carbohydrate ABC transporter permease, which yields MATHVRAEAPPARPAWRSRLYRFDLKASPYAFIAPFFLCFAAFGLFPLIWTGWLSLHYVDLLKPDVMEWRGFGNYTRLWSNDQFWNALRNTFTIGVISTVPQLLTALGLAHLLNYRMRGRGFFRVAILAPYATSIAAATLVFVQLFNPDYGFINWMLGAVGIHPNWYSDTWPSQIAISTIVTWRWTGYNALIYLAAMQAVPKDLYEAASLDGANRWQQFTRITVPSIRPTILFTIIVSTIGATQLFGEPMLFGGGVGVSGGSAHQFQTLSLYLYELGWPSRQLGRASAVAWTMLLLLLLIGLAQFLITRYRKRNELGA from the coding sequence GTGGCCACCCACGTCCGCGCCGAGGCCCCGCCCGCGCGCCCCGCCTGGCGCTCCCGCCTGTACCGGTTCGACCTGAAGGCCTCCCCGTACGCCTTCATCGCCCCGTTCTTCCTCTGCTTCGCCGCCTTCGGCCTCTTCCCGCTGATCTGGACGGGCTGGCTGTCGCTGCACTACGTCGACCTGCTCAAGCCGGACGTGATGGAGTGGCGGGGCTTCGGCAACTACACCCGCCTGTGGTCCAACGACCAGTTCTGGAACGCGCTGCGCAACACCTTCACCATCGGTGTGATCTCGACCGTCCCGCAGCTGCTGACGGCCCTCGGCCTCGCCCACCTGCTCAACTACCGGATGCGCGGCCGGGGCTTCTTCCGGGTCGCGATCCTCGCCCCGTACGCCACCTCGATCGCCGCCGCGACCCTGGTGTTCGTCCAGCTGTTCAACCCGGACTACGGGTTCATCAACTGGATGCTGGGCGCGGTCGGGATCCACCCGAACTGGTACTCCGACACCTGGCCCTCGCAGATCGCCATCTCCACCATCGTGACCTGGCGCTGGACCGGCTACAACGCGCTGATCTACCTGGCCGCGATGCAGGCGGTGCCGAAGGACCTGTACGAGGCGGCCAGCCTGGACGGGGCCAACCGCTGGCAGCAGTTCACCCGGATCACCGTCCCGTCGATCCGCCCGACCATCCTGTTCACCATCATCGTCTCCACCATCGGCGCCACCCAGCTGTTCGGCGAGCCGATGCTGTTCGGAGGCGGCGTCGGCGTGTCCGGCGGCTCCGCGCACCAGTTCCAGACGCTCAGCCTCTACCTGTACGAGCTGGGCTGGCCGTCCCGCCAGCTGGGCCGCGCCTCGGCGGTGGCCTGGACGATGCTGCTGCTCCTGCTGCTGATCGGCCTGGCGCAGTTCCTGATCACCCGTTACCGCAAGCGCAACGAGCTGGGAGCCTGA
- a CDS encoding carbohydrate ABC transporter permease → MAATLSTPSARGAKHAEQDRPRGLFRRRAGDHDKAGPVAYVLLAIAAVVSLFPLYWTFVAASNTGERVAQSPPPMVPGGELWTNITTAWDQADMGKALLNSTIVAGCVSLSTVLFSTLAGFAFAKLRFRGRNALLTLVVATMTIPPQLSVIPLYRIVTKLEWGNQLQSVILPSLVAAFGVFFMRQFLSEALPFELIEAARVDGANSLRIIWHVVFPIARPAMAVLGMLVFVQSWNDFFWPFVVLTQQNPTVQVALSAIGGGSGHDINQAVIMTGALVGTLPLLLIFAVLGKHIVGGITSGAVKS, encoded by the coding sequence ATGGCCGCCACCCTGTCCACTCCCTCCGCCCGCGGGGCGAAGCACGCCGAGCAGGACCGCCCGCGCGGGTTGTTCCGCCGCCGGGCGGGCGACCACGACAAGGCCGGGCCGGTGGCCTACGTGCTGCTGGCGATCGCCGCCGTGGTCTCGCTGTTCCCGCTGTACTGGACCTTCGTCGCCGCCTCCAACACCGGTGAGCGGGTGGCCCAGTCGCCGCCGCCGATGGTGCCCGGCGGCGAGCTGTGGACCAACATCACCACCGCCTGGGACCAGGCGGACATGGGCAAGGCGCTGCTGAACTCCACCATCGTGGCGGGCTGCGTGTCGCTGTCCACGGTGCTGTTCTCCACGCTGGCCGGCTTCGCCTTCGCCAAGCTGCGCTTCCGCGGCCGCAACGCGCTGCTGACCCTGGTGGTCGCCACCATGACCATCCCGCCGCAGCTCAGCGTCATCCCGCTGTACCGGATCGTCACCAAGCTGGAGTGGGGCAACCAACTGCAGTCGGTGATCCTGCCCTCGCTGGTGGCGGCGTTCGGCGTGTTCTTCATGCGCCAGTTCCTCTCCGAGGCGCTGCCGTTCGAGCTGATCGAGGCGGCCCGGGTGGACGGCGCGAACAGCCTGCGGATCATCTGGCACGTGGTGTTCCCGATCGCCCGGCCCGCGATGGCGGTGCTCGGCATGCTGGTCTTCGTGCAGTCCTGGAACGACTTCTTCTGGCCGTTCGTGGTGCTCACCCAGCAGAACCCGACCGTGCAGGTCGCGCTCTCCGCGATCGGCGGCGGCTCCGGCCACGACATCAACCAGGCCGTGATCATGACCGGCGCGCTCGTCGGCACCCTGCCGCTGCTGTTGATCTTCGCCGTTCTGGGGAAGCACATCGTCGGCGGCATCACCTCCGGCGCCGTCAAGAGCTGA
- a CDS encoding glycoside hydrolase family 1 protein has product MTDPTTAAHASVAAPRVAFPPGFAWGAATAAYQIEGAAAEDGRTPSIWDVFAKTPGKVLNGDTGDVAVDHYHRFREDVRLMADLGLTSYRFSLSWPRIQPTGRGPAVERGLDFYRALVDTLLEHGISPVATLYHWDLPQDLEEAGGWPVRETAYRFAEYAALAGAALGDRVPVWTTLNEPWCSAFLGYGSGVHAPGRTNPADALKAAHHLNLGHGLAVGALREVLPASAKIAVSLNLHLVRPLTDTDGDREAARRIEAVGNRVWTGPMFKGGYDADLKADTAHLVDWDELVRPGDEAEIGRPIDLLGLNYYNPTVVSAPGGEVETAEAARNDGHGDSEFSCWPGSEDVVFHLANEDVTAMGWPIDASGLSDSLVGMHRDFGLPLLVTENGAAFEDVVGPDGGVDDPERVRYVDLHLRAVADAVAAGADVRGYYLWSFLDNFEWAYGYSKRFGIVHVDYDTQQRTPKTSARWYAEVIRRGGLA; this is encoded by the coding sequence ATGACCGATCCGACCACAGCCGCCCACGCATCGGTGGCGGCCCCCCGGGTGGCCTTCCCGCCCGGCTTCGCCTGGGGCGCGGCCACCGCCGCCTACCAGATCGAGGGCGCGGCCGCCGAGGACGGACGCACCCCGTCCATCTGGGACGTCTTCGCCAAGACCCCCGGCAAGGTGCTGAACGGCGACACCGGCGACGTGGCGGTGGACCACTACCACCGCTTCCGCGAGGACGTCCGGCTGATGGCCGACCTGGGCCTCACCTCGTACCGGTTCTCGCTGTCCTGGCCGCGCATCCAGCCCACCGGCCGCGGCCCGGCCGTCGAGCGCGGCCTGGACTTCTACCGCGCCCTGGTCGACACCCTGCTGGAGCACGGCATCTCCCCGGTCGCCACGCTCTACCACTGGGACCTCCCGCAGGACCTGGAGGAGGCCGGCGGCTGGCCGGTCCGGGAGACCGCGTACCGCTTCGCCGAGTACGCGGCGCTGGCCGGCGCGGCGCTCGGCGACCGCGTCCCGGTGTGGACCACCCTGAACGAGCCCTGGTGCAGCGCCTTCCTCGGCTACGGCTCCGGCGTGCACGCCCCCGGCCGCACCAACCCGGCGGACGCGCTCAAGGCCGCCCACCACCTCAACCTCGGCCACGGCCTGGCCGTCGGCGCGCTGCGCGAGGTGCTGCCCGCCTCGGCGAAGATCGCGGTCTCGCTCAACCTGCACCTGGTCCGCCCGCTCACCGACACCGACGGGGACCGCGAGGCGGCCCGCCGGATCGAGGCGGTCGGCAACCGGGTCTGGACCGGCCCGATGTTCAAGGGCGGCTACGACGCGGACCTGAAGGCGGACACCGCCCACCTCGTCGACTGGGACGAGCTGGTGCGCCCGGGCGACGAGGCGGAGATCGGCCGGCCGATCGACCTGCTCGGCCTCAACTACTACAACCCGACCGTCGTCTCGGCGCCGGGCGGCGAGGTCGAGACCGCCGAGGCGGCCCGCAACGACGGCCACGGCGACAGCGAGTTCAGCTGCTGGCCGGGCTCCGAGGACGTGGTCTTCCACCTCGCCAACGAGGACGTCACCGCGATGGGCTGGCCGATCGACGCCTCCGGCCTGTCCGACTCGCTGGTCGGCATGCACCGCGACTTCGGCCTGCCGCTGCTGGTCACCGAGAACGGCGCCGCCTTCGAGGACGTGGTCGGCCCGGACGGCGGGGTCGACGACCCCGAGCGGGTCCGCTACGTCGACCTGCACCTGCGGGCGGTGGCCGACGCCGTCGCGGCGGGCGCCGACGTCCGGGGCTACTACCTCTGGTCGTTCCTGGACAACTTCGAGTGGGCGTACGGCTACAGCAAGCGCTTCGGCATCGTCCACGTCGACTACGACACCCAGCAGCGCACGCCCAAGACCAGCGCCCGCTGGTACGCGGAGGTGATCCGCCGCGGGGGGCTCGCCTGA